Proteins encoded in a region of the Bactrocera tryoni isolate S06 chromosome 4, CSIRO_BtryS06_freeze2, whole genome shotgun sequence genome:
- the LOC120774433 gene encoding ras-related protein Rab-27A: MAMANIDYDFLMKFLALGDSGVGKTSFLYQYTDGQFHSQFISTVGIDFREKRLIYTYRGRNHRIHLQLWDTAGQERFRSLTTAFYRDAMGFLLIFDLTNEKSFLEISNWLEQLRMHAYSEDPDVVLCGNKCDLEAVRAVSHEQVRALSDRYGLPYIETSACTGFNIRQAVEMLVERVMLRMENVATNSELSRLMTQTRCMPNINLPSSGGNTVRLGYGDMELTEEQQRSRNCKC; the protein is encoded by the exons ATGGCGATGGCAAATATTGattatgattttttgatgaaatttcttGCACTCGGAGATTCTGGAGTTGGCAAAACAAGTTTTCTATATCAGTATACTGATGGGCAATTTCATTCACAATTTATATCAACGGTGGGAATTGATTTCCGGGAAAAACGGCTG ATATACACATACCGCGGACGAAACCACCGTATCCATCTACAACTCTGGGATACTGCCGGTCAGGAGCGCTTTCGTTCATTGACCACTGCCTTCTATCGTGATGCAATGGGTTTCCTGCTTATCTTCGATTTGACCAACGAGAAATCTTTCCTTGAAATCAGTAATTGGTTGGAGCAATTACGTATGCATGCTTATTCGGAGGATCCAGATGTGGTCTTATGCGGTAATAAATGCGATTTAGAGGCCGTGCGTGCTGTCAGTCATGAGCAAGTGCGTGCACTTTCGGATCGTTATGGTCTGCCTTACATCGAGACAAGCGCATGCACTGGCTTTAATATAAGACAAGCCGTAGAAATGTTGGTGGAACGTGTTATGTTGCGTATGGAGAATGTAGCTACCAATTCCGAATTGTCACGATTAATGACACAGACGCGTTGCATGCCAAATATAAATCTCCCGAGTAGTGGTGGGAATACAGTGCGTTTGGGTTATGGGGACATGGAGTTGACAGAGGAACAACAACGGAGTCGAAATTGTAAATGTTAG
- the LOC120775275 gene encoding trypsin alpha-3: MQLRILILFVLVIGFEKSYSQSDSKLDPRIINGVVAPVSSTKFQVSIRLKTYDRIFGNGHICGGSLIGSNKVVTAAHCLYNSDKKRYRKASEFVVVMGTQNRFQQVNGTIVSDVSSIAYTNSFSLDTMRDDVGLMFLKTGLPANKTHLTISPIVLSNSSVAAGSQCQVSGWGKTSTGVLSTELMMANVSIIQQSICRASYGSGLVEGMLCAGYLTGGTDSCQGDSGGPLVCNDELVGIVSWGNGCAQRGFPGVYTNVSYYRNWIASRNSSAPVGFKFGFISLGFTLAMGYLF, encoded by the exons atgcaACTCcggattttaattttatttgtgttgGTGATCGGGTTTGAAAAAT cttaCTCACAGAGTGATTCGAAATTGGATCCACGTATCATAAATGGCGTAGTGGCACCTGTATCGAGCACCAAATTTCAAGTATCTATACGACTGAAAACATACGATCGGATATTTGGAAATGGACACATCTGTGGTGGTTCATTAATCGGATCAAATAAAGTGGTAACGGCAGCACATTGTTTATATAA CTCAGATAAAAAGCGTTATCGAAAGGCGAGCGAATTTGTAGTTGTAATGGGCACGCAAAATCGTTTTCAACAAGTCAATGGTACAATTGTTTCAGATGTCAGTTCGATTGCTTATACGAACTCCTTTAGTTTGGATACAATGCGTGATGATGTTGGTTTGATGTTCTTAAAGACAGGATTACCAGCGAATAAAACCCATTTGACTATATCACCGATTGTACTGAGTAATTCCTCAGTTGCGGCGGGCAGTCAATGCCAGGTGTCCGGTTGGGGTAAAACTTCAACG GGCGTGCTATCAACCGAATTGATGATGGCTAATGTAAGCATTATACAACAAAGCATTTGTAGGGCCTCATATGGAAGCGGTCTTGTTGAAGGCATGTTATGTGCCGGTTACTTAACGGGTGGCACCGACTCGTGTCAAGGTGACTCCGGTGGTCCGCTGGTTTGTAACGACGAGCTGGTCGGTATTGTGTCATGGGGCAATGGTTGTGCGCAACGTGGATTCCCTGGTGTTTACACAAATGTTAGCTACTATCGTAATTGGATTGCAAGCCGTAATTCTTCAGCACCAGTGGGTTTTAAATTTGGTTTCATATCATTAGGCTTTACATTAGCTATgggttatttattttaa
- the LOC120775276 gene encoding uncharacterized protein LOC120775276: protein MRNFAKQQSQDTTDTSIEKGDYPRASNGVVLGGVVTFVAYFFLMMAFCSPYWIESYEETHSSFKNMGLWEYCFRNFVYPYYQFPRQFNGCHNIFSHEYYVIREYLLPGWLMAVQACVTLAFLLTFQSLGVLALVVIRLPLKGVLQYEWLMIRISYLCTAAASLLLFLAVCIFGACAYRRDWLMYPKFNVLGWSYAVAVVSFITLGLGAMILHREARYAYDLRGEQKNLVMQMEMQEPGYQPPRHHHSTSRSLHGYI from the exons ATGCGCAACTTTGCAAAGCAGCAGTCGCAAGACACGACGGACACCAGCATTGAAAAAGGCGATTACCCGCGTGCATCAA ATGGTGTTGTACTTGGTGGAGTGGTCACATTTGTGGCCTATTTCTTTCTGATGATGGCATTCTGTTCGCCGTACTGGATTGAGTCGTATGAGGAAACGCATAGCAGTTTCAAAAATATGGGCTTATGGGAATATTGTTTTAGGAACTTCGTATACCCATATTACCAATTTCCACGTCAATTCAATGGATGTCATAATATTTTCAGCCAT GAATACTATGTTATTAGAGAGTATCTGCTACCTGGTTGGTTAATGGCTGTACAGGCTTGTGTTACTCTGGCTTTTCTTTTAACATTCCAATCATTAGGCGTGTTGGCACTAGTTGTAATACGTCTGCCTTTGAAGGGTGTGCTGCAATATGAATGGCTGATGATCAGAATTTCCTATCTTTGTACAGCGGCCGCTT CACTACTACTATTTCTGGCTGTATGTATTTTTGGGGCTTGTGCCTACCGTCGTGACTGGCTTATGTATCCAAAGTTCAATGTGCTTGGTTGGTCTTATGCAGTCGCTGTTGTGTCCTTTATTACACTCGGTTTAGGTGCGATGATTTTGCATCGCGAAGCCCGTTATGCATACGATTTACGCGGTGAACAGAAAAATTTAGTTATGCAAATGGAAATGCAGGAGCCTGGTTACCAACCGCCTAGACATCATCATAGTACCTCACGTAGTCTACATGGatacatataa